TCGCCGCGCTCATTGAACTGGTGAATGCGGCGACACGGCCGACGGAGATGAGCGATCCGACGCAGGGCGGCATGACCCGCTCGCAACTGGAGCGATTCGTCTGCATCCTCGCGCCATTCGCCCCGCACATGGCGGAGGAGCTCTGGCAGCGCCTCGGTCATGACGACCTCGTCTCGCTCGCCCGCTGGCCCGAAGTCGATCCCGCGATGCTCGTCGATGACGAGGTCGAGATCGCCGTTCAGGTTCAGGGCAAGGTGAAGGCGCGCCTGCGAGTTCCCGCCGGCGCCGACGCCGGCGCCATCGAGGCGCTCGTCATGGCCGACGAAACCGTGCGAAAGTCCATTGGCGATCGACCGGTCCGCAAAGTTGTCGTCGTTCCGGGGCGGATGGTGAGCGTGGTCACGGGGGGATGATGATCGAGTCACGCATTGAGCTTGGTTGGCGCCGAACACCGCTCGCCCGAGAGTTAGATGGGACTCACCCGCTCGTGGTGGTCCGGACCGATGATGAGCAGTGGTTCCGCGACGAAGTCTTTGACGCCATCCCGAGTCAGGTGATCGTGCGGCGCTGGAGCGCTGTGCGCGGACTTGAAGAGTCGCGGCTCGAAGGGCCGCCGATCGCCGGCACCGAGGATCCCGCCGGAGCCCTTGCGTGGATCGCGATGCGAGCATCGCCCACCCGCGCGGTCAACCTCTTCTTCGATCTCTCCCCGCATCTCGAAGACTCACGCACCGTGCGTGCCCTGCGCGAAGCGGTGCAGCAGGCCAGGCGCACCTTCGGCACCGTGGTGCTGGTTGAGCGAGAATCGCGCCTTCCGCCCTTCATCGACGGTGAAGCGCATCACTGGGCGCCGCCAGTGCCGACCAAGGATGAACTCGAGGAGGCCATCCGGAGCGCGCTCCGGGAAGCGAGAAAGACGCGCGTCATTACCCACGAGGTGACCCGCCGGACCTTGGATGCCATGGTCCGAGCGCTCGGTGGGCTCACGCGCCGGCAGGCGGAGCGCGTCGTGCTCGCCTGTGTCGCCGAAGATGATCGCCTCGACGCCAGTGACCTTGATCGATTGGTGGCCCTGAAGCGGAACGCTCTGGGCGAACTGGGTGGCGTGCTCGAGTTCGTGCAGGCACCCATCGCCCTCGATGAGATCGGCGGCCTCGGCAAGCTGAAGCAGTGGCTCGCCTCGCGGCAGGGCGGCCTCGACGCCGAGGCGGCGGACTTCGGCCTCTCGCCACCGCGCGGAGTGCTGATGCTGGGCGTGCAGGGGGCGGGCAAGAGTCTCGCTGCGAAGGCGGTGGCCAGCGCGTGGGGGCTGCCGCTGATGCGCCTCGACGCGGGTGCCCTTTACGACAAGTTCATTGGTGAGAGCGAGCGACGACTTCGCGACTCCCTGCATCAGGCGGAGCGCATGGCGCCCGCGGTGCTCTGGATCGACGAGATCGAGAAGGGCTTCGCCTCGGCCGCTGGAACTTCGACCGACGGCGGCGTCTCCCGGCGCATGTTCGGAACGCTGCTCACATGGATGCAGGAGCGGCGCAGCGCCGTCTTCCTCGCCGCGACCGCGAATGACATCAGCGTGCTGCCGCCGGAGCTGCTGCGCAAGGGGCGCTTCGACGAGATCTTCTTCATTGACCTTCCGCTCGAGGAGACACGCCGCGCCATTCTCGAGATTCACCTGCGCCGGCGCCGACGAGATCCGGCAGGCTTGGATGTGGCGGCCATGTCCAGGGCCTCCGAGGGCTACAGCGGCGCGGAGATCGAGGCGGCGATTGAAGCCGCGCTCCTTCGGGCGTATCGAGATGGTCGACGCGATCTCACTTCGAGCGATGTCGTCGACGCCCTTCGCGCGTCGCCTCCGCTGTCGGTGGTGATGGCCGAGCCGCTCGCATCACTGCGCGCCTGGGCCAAGTCGCGCTGCGTTCCCGCGGAGTAGGGGAGTGTCAGCGCACCGGTGAGCCCGGCGACTTCGCGCGGCACCCGCGGCGGAAGGCGACCGCGCTGATTTCAAAGTCCAAAAACACAAGGGCGAGGCTCTCGTGACTGAGCCTCGCCCCCGGGGGGAGAAGGAAGATGAACGAGAATCGTTCACCCTCAGATACGCAGGATCCGCCTCAGCGGTTCACCCTTCTTCGCCATGCCAGCTCCGGCTGGGGAGGTCATAAATGACCCCCACCGCCGCGGGGTGGCGTTCCGACGGGGCCGAGCAGCAGCAGCCGACATCGACGAAGGTGCTGGTGACCAGCGTTTCGCGGGGGTGCAGCTCGAGGTGACCGGAGACGCCCAGGAGCTGGGCGACTCGCCACGCCTCGGGCCGAACCACCTCGCGATGCTGCACGCCGAGCTGCGACGCGAGATAGAGCGCCATGGCCTCGGCGACAAGTTCGTGGACCACGGCGCGGCGGCGCGACACGACCTCGACCTTCGAGTCAGGGCCGAAGCGCAGCCACGCAATGGTCCGGAGATCCGCTTCCAGGGGCGATGCACCCGCATCGACCGCCTGAAGAATGCTCTCGAGATCACTCACCTCGATGCGATCGTGCTCCCCCGGTTCGACGCGCACCGCCGAGGTGAAACCCGCGAGACCGCGGCGAAGCAGGCGCAGGAGCGCGACATCGTCAAGCAGCAGGAATCGCGGCCCTGCGGCGGCCGATTGCGGGCCGACCGTTTCGAGGAAGTCGTGCAGGGAGCGGGAGGTTTCGCCGATTGCCGCGAGCGCCGCGGCACCGCCGCCAGGCATTGACTCGAAGCCGAGAAGCAGCGTCATTCCCGGGCGATTCGCCCGCGCCGTGATCGAGGCAAGGATCTCCGAAGCAGGCAACGGGGAGAGTTCCGCGACCACGCGACGGCCACGCTCATCCTCGGGGGTCCACTGCTCCCAGTCGGGCTGGCCCTTCTGCCGGCGCTCCTTGACGAAGATCCGGAGCGGGCGGAAGTGCGCGCGCTGCTCAAGCGGCAGGCGTTCAGGATTGAAGACGCCGAACGCGTTGGTCGTCGTCGTGGAGTCGCGGGGAAGTTCAGGCATGAGCCACCTCTCTAAGAAGCAGGCCCCATCCATCCGGAAGGGGCCTGCGTGATGGAGCGGGTGAGAATCGAATCCGCTATCGCGCAGGTCGTGACCGGCACGGAATCGTGCACGGCTGCGTACGACCGAAGGCACGATGCCAATGAAGACTCACGAAGCGACGAATCATTCCGACCAGTTGAGCAAAGAGAGTCATTGGATCGTCCTCCTTCGACCGTTGGATTCCGTGTCGTCTCTCGTCGTTCGTCCAGACGGCGCCAGTGCGCCCTTCCGTTACGCTGCCGCGACTTCGACGCTTCGCAAGCGCCCGATGCAGCTTTCTGCGCTCAACTACGCCGCTCGTTCCGCCGGTGTTCCGGGAATCATTCCGAGAGTGAGTCGAGTGCAACATTCAGAACACAGGGGTGCGTGTTCGCGGACGACGCCCGTTCGCGATTCGTGCCTGCCAGCTTGACAGGAAGGAATGAGACGCAATGGCGCCGACCGGCGGTCAATGGTGCGCCGGGTCTTCGTCGGCACGCTCAAAGATCCCTGGAGTGTTCGTGTCGGCGCTGGGAGTTTCCTAAGATGGGCGCTTCGCATCCCAACAAGGTGCGGTGCACTTCCATGTCGTCGCACGCCACACCATCACCCGAGGGCAGACCGCCCGACCACCCCGCGTGGCAGGTGGAAGAGGAGCCGCCCTCGAACTGGGTCGCCTTCTACCCTGGTGAAGAGCCTCCATCGCGCGATGAGATCGCGCAAGCGATCGTTGAGTGGATCGGCGAGGACGCGCGACTCGGTCAGACTGAGAGCGGCGATGACGGCCCGGAGATGCTCTGGAACATTGTGGCCGAATTGCCCTCGGTCGATGCACCGGTGGTGCTCTGGGCGGAGCGAGCCGCCGCGGTCCCGAATGCGCCCCAGGGCGGGTCCGATGCGGCGCTCGCGGAGTGCCGCTGGGTGGTGCGCATGCAGGCGCAGCTTGGGTTGAGTGAACCCGCCGAGGATTACTTCGTCCTGATGAGCATGCTCGCCGCCGCGGTGCCCGATGCCGTGGCGATTCTCGATGTTTCAAGTGGAGTCGTCTTCGAGCGTGCGGCGCTCGACGAGTGGTTCCTCCATCCGGAGGCGGGGCCGAATGAGCGATGGCTCTGGAGTGTGCTCGCGCTCGCCACCGGCGGCGATGCGGGCGACGGCGCGGTCGGTGATGGTCGCCGCGGCATGCTCTTCACCAACGGTCTGCGCCGCTGCGCAAGGCCCGAACTCGAGTTGGTCGACTTGCCCACTGAACTCGGTGAGGCGGGGGTGACGCTCCTCGGCGCCGTTGTCAGCCTCTTGCTCGAGCAGCCGCTCCCCGCGCCGGGCGAACCGATCGAAGTGGGTCCGGGGCTACGAGTGACGCTACGACCGTGGCGCGAAGTGGCGGAGCGATTGGCGCCAAGTGCGCCGGGCAGCGTGGCCTGCCGCCGAGCCGTGGCCGATCAAGGACCTTCGCTCGAAGGTCA
The Phycisphaeraceae bacterium genome window above contains:
- a CDS encoding AAA family ATPase, which encodes MVVRTDDEQWFRDEVFDAIPSQVIVRRWSAVRGLEESRLEGPPIAGTEDPAGALAWIAMRASPTRAVNLFFDLSPHLEDSRTVRALREAVQQARRTFGTVVLVERESRLPPFIDGEAHHWAPPVPTKDELEEAIRSALREARKTRVITHEVTRRTLDAMVRALGGLTRRQAERVVLACVAEDDRLDASDLDRLVALKRNALGELGGVLEFVQAPIALDEIGGLGKLKQWLASRQGGLDAEAADFGLSPPRGVLMLGVQGAGKSLAAKAVASAWGLPLMRLDAGALYDKFIGESERRLRDSLHQAERMAPAVLWIDEIEKGFASAAGTSTDGGVSRRMFGTLLTWMQERRSAVFLAATANDISVLPPELLRKGRFDEIFFIDLPLEETRRAILEIHLRRRRRDPAGLDVAAMSRASEGYSGAEIEAAIEAALLRAYRDGRRDLTSSDVVDALRASPPLSVVMAEPLASLRAWAKSRCVPAE